DNA from Mucilaginibacter mallensis:
AGGGGTTGGAAACAATATGCGAAAGTTAAAGTGCTGGCCTTGTGCGATTCCCGCCCTGGGGCGGGGCAGGGTGGGGTTTCGTCAGGCTGATAATTACTGGGTTTGTATTTATTTTTATAGCGATGGATTTGAGACCATGGGTGTCCGGGAGATCAACAAAGCGTAGGTCGGTGCGATTCCTCCCCTCGGGAAGGTGCAGGAAGGGGTTGATTGAAATAGCCTGATTTAGCGTATAGACCCCTCCCTGCCACTTCACAATCAGCCGCACCCCTCCCAGGGGAGGGAATCTCTAAGTCAATAATAGATTAAACAAAAAAGGGTGATGCTATTTTTAGCATCACCCTTTTTTAAATGTTATTTATAATCCCGGTATTAATTACCGTTTGGATCGCCCTGGTTTTGGCCCTGGTCACCCTGATCAGGCAGGCCTACAATTTTATAGGTCTTATTTCCATTAGGATCAACCAAAACTTTGAAGTAAACACCATCAGGTGAAATGTAAAGCTTATCGCCATTGATATTTATCTTTCTGCAGTTTGGAGGTAATTGGGTAACAATATCACCTATTTGCGGTGCAGCAGGGGCATTGTTAACATCGCCGCCGCTATCATCGGTGGTTAATTCACCATCCTTACCGGCAACCTGGTAGCTTAGTGAGCCATCATCCTTAGTGATAGGCTCATAATAAACACCATCAGCCTCGTAATATTGCTGACCGTTGATCACGATTGATTGCGCGTTTGATGGTAAAGTAGTTACCTCAGCACCAACGGGTGGTTCAACAACGGTGTACTGATCATTGTCATACTGATAAAATAAGCCACCACTGTAAAAATACTGGTAATCACCATAATAAAAAGGATAATAACCATAAGGCAAATAGCCGATGCTAAAGCCTAACCTTGGCGCGTAGTAGCTGCCATAATAGCCATGGTTATAATGATAAGCAGTATTACCAGGTAAATAGCCACCACGATAAGCTACAACAGCATGGTTGTGGCCATAAACAGAGCTTGGGTAAGTGCGGTATGCAGTAACACCGGTACGTGCCGGAACACCTACATGGCCGCCGTAGTTTGGCCTTGCAATAATGCTTCTTTGCGTATTTGAGTTAGGGCGTTGTGCGTAATTACTGTGCCCGGCTGTGTTAGCATTATTTGTGCGTGTTGATGGAGTGCTGTAACTGCGTGGCGCAGATGATGTTCTTGGTGCAGATGGTGCAACAGATACATGGCCGCCGCCACCACCTCCGCCCCCGCCACCGGCAGGACGACCACCGCCGCCACCACCACCTGAATGATCGTGCTGAGCACTTGCAGGGATGGCTAATGCCAGGCATAACATACCGCTTAAAGCAGTAGCTGATAGATATTTATATATACTTTTCATGATAATAAAAAATTAACGTAAAGCAGTACCTAATAATTTAGCTTTATATAGTCATAGACTATTGGTTATGCAAACGGTTTAATACTGGTTTAATTATAAATATACTCAAAAAGCAGACCAGTATTGATGTTTTTTGTTTTAATTACACCGGGTTTACAAAACCAAACTAAATAGGTGAGGCTAAAGTAATATTAATATGTTAATTACCTATATTACGTAAATGATTTATTACAATGCTACACTAAACAAAGTCAAGGCCGGCAAAGTTGTGTGTAAGTATTTGGCTGTTGTTCACATTGAGCCACTTATCTAAAAGTGTGGCATAAACATCCCTGAAATCTATTTGGTATTTTAAGTCGCCGTTATCCAGCGTAGCTAAATCGGGGGCTTCATTATAGATGCCCGGTTTTTTAAGCTTACCACCATAAATAAGGATATTGTTTGCTGTACCATGGTCGGTACCGTTGCTGGCATTTTGCTCAACGCGGCGGCCAAATTCAGAGAAGGTCATTACCAGGGTATCGTCAAGTTTTCCGCTTTGTTTAAGGTCTTTTATAAAGGCGGCAACTCCATCGCCATAAATTTTTAACTGCCTGCCCTGCTGGTTTTGCTGCCCAACATGCGTATCAAAACCGCTTAGCGACACATAATAAACCCTTGTTTTCAACCCCGAGTTTATAAATTTTGATACCGTTTTAAGTTGATTGGCAAAGGGGGTAGCGGGATAATCGGCAGTTACTTTATAGGTTTTGGAGGTATTTTGGATATAATCAGCCGATGAATAGGTTTCTATCATGGTTTTATACAGATAGCCCAGGTTGTCCTCGTTTAAATCAGCGTTGTTATGGTCATGCACCAGGTCCTTAAAAAAAGGTTCGCGAGTGGTTTGGTATAGTTTGTTGGGATCCTGTACGGCGATGCCCTTCATTTTGGCGCCTTTCATGGCTAATGAGAGTGTATCATCAACCTCAATAGCCGAATAGGAATTCTGACAGTTTGAATCAAGGTAGCGGCCTATCCAGCCTGTGGTTAAAAACTGATTGGCATCACTACCGGTTTGCCATATATCCATTGAGCGGAAATGGGAGCGATCGGGGTTTGGGTAGCCTACCGAGTTGATGATGTTCATCCAGCCCTGGTCATAAATTTCCTTTAAGGCTGATAGGTTAGGGTTCAGACCCTGCATATCATTCAGTGTAAGAATATCTGTTTTATTTATGGCGATGGTATTCCGCTTTTGATAATAGATATCATTACCATAAGGTATAATGGTATTTAACCCATCATTACCGCCGGAGAGCTGTATGATCACCAGGTTTTTATACCCGCTTAGCTCACTCATGGCCATAGCTTCCAAAGGCTTCAGAAAAGCCGGCATCAAAAATGCGCCCGATACTATTGCACTGCTCTTTATAAAACTTCTTCTTTTCATCGTAGCCCCCTAACCCCCTAAAGGGAGAATTATTGTTTAACATACATTACTAACGACCCTCCATTTTTTCCCCTTTAGGGGGCTGGGGGGTTAACAAAGCTGGTATTCTGGTGTTGAAACTATTTGTATTATCGTATCCTTAATATTTGCAGCCTGGTTTACTTGGGCAATAACTGCCGGGTTTAATTTGGGCTCCAGCATAAATTCTGCTATTTGTATTTTTGATGTATCTTCAGGTATTTCTTTTAAAAACTTATTCCAGTTGGGCTGTGCCTGTACTCTTTTTATTACATTCATTTGCTGTTTGCGTACCGATGCCAGGTAAGCCTCATCGCCGGGATCAACCTTTCCGGTAAAATCAATTACGCCTGCATTTAAAATAATGGATGGCATTTTCATCCGGTACATCAGCGATGAACTGTCAATCCAATTTTTACCACCCGGCCAGCCAGCTACATTTGGCGGGCGAAATAATAATTGCCCCAGTGTACGCTGAAACTGCATCAAAACATCAGGGTTTTGATAGGTAATATAAAATTGCCTGTTCAAGCCTGTTAAAAATTCAACAGGCGATTTTACCAGGTTGCCAATATTTTTATCGTCATAAAACCAGTTGGATTGAAAAACAAATTCAAGCAAAGGCTTTATCTCGTAATTTGATTTATAAAACACATTAGCCATCTGACTGATATGTTCAGCATCAGGCACATCATTTACCAGGTAGCGGTATAGTTTTGTGCTGATAAATTCGGCGGTTTTTTTGTGCGAGAAGATGATCTCTATGATATCCTCACCACAAAAATTGCCGGTTTGGCCCATGAATGTTTTTGGCCCATCATCATGTGCTTTTGGCCTGAAGGTGTAATCTCCCGTTTTACCATCATAAGCCCAGCCTGTAAACGCGCGTGCCGATTCTTTTACATCGTGCTCAGTATAATTACCCCTACCAATAGTAAAAAGTTCCATTAGCTCGCGGGCGAAATTTTCATTAGGGTGGCCCTTTTGGTTTTGCTGGTTATTTAAAAATTGCAGCATCCCCGGGCTTTGCGAAACCTGTAACAACATGGTTTTAAAATTACCCAGTGCATTTTCACGCTCAATATTATTAAGCTGCTGTTCATAATAAGCATTGCCAATATTGCAGGCAAAATGATTATGCCAAAAAAGGGTCATCTTCTCCCTTAGCTGGGCATCGGTAGTACTTAATTGGGTTATCCAGGCCAGGTTAAGCGCTTTATCCTGCGTATTTCTTTCTTCCTGTATCCTGATTTTTTCCTCGTCGGTTTTATTAGTCTGTGGGCGCAGGTCAATATTTTCAGTTAGTATAGTTATAGGATGAATGTCGGCGGAAGCCTTAAAAAGTTTTCTGACAGCTTTATTCGCCGACCAGTTCTCATGATCGTGCAAGTCTTCAAAGCGGATGCCAAAGCCGGCCCTGGCATATAAGTGTTTGATATTTCTTGCGTTACTCATCCTGTATTTTGTTAAATAGGACTATATAAAATCAAAGTGGTTTAACTGGTAGTTAATAAATCTCCATTTATTATTTGGCATTAGCAAAGCTGATATTCCGGCGTTGAAACCAGCTCAATTACCATTTGTTTAATATCTGTTGCCTGTGTTACTGTATCAATTAGCGTGTTATTCAATTTAGGTGCCAGCATAAACTGAGCTATTGCCATTTTTGATGTATCCTTTGGTATACTGTTTAAAAACCTGTCCCAATCAGGTTGTGCCTGTACTTTGGTGGCTACAGCCTGTTGCTGATTGTGCAGTGTGGCAATATAAGCCTCATCTTCCGGATCGGCTTTGCCGGTAAAGTCAATTATACCGCCGTTTAGCAGGGTTGATGGTATTTTTATGCGATACATGAGTGATGAGCTGTCGATCCAGTTTCTGCCACCCGGCCAGCCTGCAACATTCGGCGGGTAAAACAATACCTGGCCCAAAGCACGCTCAAATAATAATAAAACCTCGGGCTTTTGGTAGGTGATATAAAATTGCCTGTTTAAGCCTGTTAAAAATTCAACAGGCGATTTTACCAGGTTGCCCGTGTTTTTATCATCATAAAACCAATCGGCAGTGAAAATGTATTCCAGAAGGGTTTTTATTTCATAATTGGCATTATAAAAAACATCGGCCATAGCGCTAACGTGTGCCGGATCGGGTGTTTCATTTACCAGGTATTTATAAAGCTTATTGCTGATAAAGTATGCGGTTTCCTTCCTCTCAAGCAGGGTGTTAATAATATCCTCGCCCTGGAAATTCCCCGTTTTACCCATAAAGGTTTTTTGTCCGTCGTCATGAACAAAGGGGCGCATTTTAAATTCTCCATCCTTGTTAAAGCCCCATCCTGTAAATGCCCGTGCCGATTCCTTAACATCATGCTCGGTATAATTGCCCCGGCCAATGGTAAACAGTTCCATCAGCTCACGGGCAAAATTCTCATTAGGGTGCCCTTTTTGATTTTGCTGATTATTTAAAAACTGTAGCATAGCCGGTGATTTGGATACCTCCATCACCATAGTGCGAAAATTACCCAGGGCATTGCTGCGCTGTATAT
Protein-coding regions in this window:
- a CDS encoding DUF6515 family protein → MKSIYKYLSATALSGMLCLALAIPASAQHDHSGGGGGGGRPAGGGGGGGGGGHVSVAPSAPRTSSAPRSYSTPSTRTNNANTAGHSNYAQRPNSNTQRSIIARPNYGGHVGVPARTGVTAYRTYPSSVYGHNHAVVAYRGGYLPGNTAYHYNHGYYGSYYAPRLGFSIGYLPYGYYPFYYGDYQYFYSGGLFYQYDNDQYTVVEPPVGAEVTTLPSNAQSIVINGQQYYEADGVYYEPITKDDGSLSYQVAGKDGELTTDDSGGDVNNAPAAPQIGDIVTQLPPNCRKININGDKLYISPDGVYFKVLVDPNGNKTYKIVGLPDQGDQGQNQGDPNGN
- a CDS encoding DUF1501 domain-containing protein codes for the protein MKRRSFIKSSAIVSGAFLMPAFLKPLEAMAMSELSGYKNLVIIQLSGGNDGLNTIIPYGNDIYYQKRNTIAINKTDILTLNDMQGLNPNLSALKEIYDQGWMNIINSVGYPNPDRSHFRSMDIWQTGSDANQFLTTGWIGRYLDSNCQNSYSAIEVDDTLSLAMKGAKMKGIAVQDPNKLYQTTREPFFKDLVHDHNNADLNEDNLGYLYKTMIETYSSADYIQNTSKTYKVTADYPATPFANQLKTVSKFINSGLKTRVYYVSLSGFDTHVGQQNQQGRQLKIYGDGVAAFIKDLKQSGKLDDTLVMTFSEFGRRVEQNASNGTDHGTANNILIYGGKLKKPGIYNEAPDLATLDNGDLKYQIDFRDVYATLLDKWLNVNNSQILTHNFAGLDFV
- a CDS encoding DUF1800 domain-containing protein, whose amino-acid sequence is MSNARNIKHLYARAGFGIRFEDLHDHENWSANKAVRKLFKASADIHPITILTENIDLRPQTNKTDEEKIRIQEERNTQDKALNLAWITQLSTTDAQLREKMTLFWHNHFACNIGNAYYEQQLNNIERENALGNFKTMLLQVSQSPGMLQFLNNQQNQKGHPNENFARELMELFTIGRGNYTEHDVKESARAFTGWAYDGKTGDYTFRPKAHDDGPKTFMGQTGNFCGEDIIEIIFSHKKTAEFISTKLYRYLVNDVPDAEHISQMANVFYKSNYEIKPLLEFVFQSNWFYDDKNIGNLVKSPVEFLTGLNRQFYITYQNPDVLMQFQRTLGQLLFRPPNVAGWPGGKNWIDSSSLMYRMKMPSIILNAGVIDFTGKVDPGDEAYLASVRKQQMNVIKRVQAQPNWNKFLKEIPEDTSKIQIAEFMLEPKLNPAVIAQVNQAANIKDTIIQIVSTPEYQLC
- a CDS encoding DUF1800 domain-containing protein — translated: MDNIKPIKHLFTRAAFGMRFEDVSDDEHLTAKATVKQLFKTSDNSDSIDIIKDSTDYTMLMKGDIGAKKIFLQEQRQQEKDLNLAWIDKMSKTDAQLREKMTLFWHNHFACRSNRASFAQQLNNIQRSNALGNFRTMVMEVSKSPAMLQFLNNQQNQKGHPNENFARELMELFTIGRGNYTEHDVKESARAFTGWGFNKDGEFKMRPFVHDDGQKTFMGKTGNFQGEDIINTLLERKETAYFISNKLYKYLVNETPDPAHVSAMADVFYNANYEIKTLLEYIFTADWFYDDKNTGNLVKSPVEFLTGLNRQFYITYQKPEVLLLFERALGQVLFYPPNVAGWPGGRNWIDSSSLMYRIKIPSTLLNGGIIDFTGKADPEDEAYIATLHNQQQAVATKVQAQPDWDRFLNSIPKDTSKMAIAQFMLAPKLNNTLIDTVTQATDIKQMVIELVSTPEYQLC